From a single Arthrobacter sp. SLBN-112 genomic region:
- a CDS encoding helix-turn-helix transcriptional regulator, whose protein sequence is MSIEPLSWGRGSTPQGDLLPTPTSGAPEGQQWSMPARSANLDAVRTALTSEDSLGVVITGARGVGKSSLARAAVADLGPEVWSLQLRSGPSGSNTPYGCLSFLLARLPQAYMGSPTAILRGITSLIRSDAAGRPCVITLDTSACIDDMSAGVLLNVLVTGTAKIIAVAPNASDLPADFHWLLTERKLTEVRLNNLNELQTRQVLLSLLGHRVASSLVTTYHQMVGGNPLLLKALVTEQQLSGNLVLSDSVWTLRDKVVLDGAASLDDIVRSRWSRETPGTRDVVEMLSCARRVELARLTAIYGADVVADMEDAGLLQIDDSEHRWVSLREKYIGDVVRTWLSISRRRELRSMLLGGQEPDPAAMTVEELMSFAAWTHECEAELSPALALAAAQAAVQLFDPRFALTYAEMVQRTDAGWAPAQRQKAAAYLQLDLPDQALSALDAISQPELEALDPQEYAEVVAAKARVMLCIPDQAGKVRELLAAARDRLETVDNSSSWPEPAAVAVNRISLSKFEYQAHTGDYAAMIPALERAADPSANPDTGFRLQSAVILMSALALTGREMDALGLMRKLGGQLTDASHVVGLRERYTREAYFVALITGQWRRCIDLLSPFSTGQTHRLPYRSAATELAAGVAFVFSGRGDAALEPLISAAAQLELQPVQTALRTAYAATALAYAQTGNAPLARKYLAKLQRTPGRAGFATESIIDFCSLVAGRWLGDSEAVAALKQGARRNLEAGRHTVAGIYLLAATVNGSDADFRLLEEIAGGRQGPLAEVSRLIAVGSRTKDAKTLLAGGEIAATLELDAVEARCMALAVDFARQDGDALSARTAQARLDILAATVANLPIVPSSGSPLLTSRERQIARMAGRGVSNRDIAMEMGVSVRTVEGHLYQVFTKLGVTSRGDLTGLV, encoded by the coding sequence ATGTCAATCGAGCCACTCAGCTGGGGACGTGGGTCAACACCTCAGGGTGACCTGCTGCCCACGCCAACCTCCGGGGCGCCGGAGGGCCAGCAATGGTCCATGCCTGCACGAAGCGCCAACCTCGACGCCGTCCGCACCGCCCTGACCAGCGAGGACTCCCTGGGAGTCGTCATCACCGGTGCCAGGGGTGTGGGTAAGTCCTCCCTTGCGCGGGCGGCTGTGGCAGACCTGGGTCCCGAGGTCTGGTCGCTGCAACTCCGGAGCGGACCCTCCGGTTCCAATACGCCGTATGGCTGCCTGTCGTTCCTGTTGGCCCGGCTGCCGCAGGCCTACATGGGCTCGCCCACGGCCATTCTGCGGGGCATCACCTCGCTTATCCGTAGTGACGCCGCGGGCCGGCCCTGCGTCATTACCCTGGACACCTCCGCCTGTATCGACGACATGAGCGCCGGAGTGCTGTTGAATGTCCTGGTGACCGGTACGGCGAAGATCATCGCGGTCGCTCCGAATGCCAGCGACCTGCCGGCCGACTTCCATTGGCTGCTGACGGAGCGGAAGCTGACAGAGGTGAGGCTCAACAACCTCAACGAGCTGCAGACCCGGCAGGTCCTCCTGTCACTGCTGGGTCACCGTGTCGCCTCCTCCCTGGTCACCACCTACCACCAGATGGTGGGCGGAAACCCCCTGCTGCTCAAAGCCCTGGTCACCGAACAGCAGCTCTCCGGAAACTTGGTCCTGTCAGATTCGGTGTGGACGCTGCGGGACAAAGTGGTGCTCGACGGCGCTGCCAGCCTTGATGACATCGTCCGGTCGCGCTGGTCCCGGGAGACACCCGGGACGCGGGACGTCGTCGAAATGCTTTCCTGTGCCCGGCGGGTGGAACTGGCCCGCCTCACCGCGATATACGGCGCGGATGTGGTTGCGGACATGGAAGACGCTGGCCTGCTGCAGATCGACGACTCCGAGCACCGCTGGGTGTCGCTGCGGGAGAAATACATCGGAGACGTCGTCAGGACCTGGCTGAGCATTTCCCGGCGCCGGGAGCTTCGCAGCATGTTGCTGGGCGGCCAGGAGCCGGATCCGGCGGCCATGACAGTGGAAGAACTCATGTCTTTCGCCGCCTGGACCCATGAGTGCGAGGCCGAACTGAGCCCGGCGCTGGCGCTCGCAGCCGCCCAGGCCGCAGTCCAGCTCTTCGACCCCCGCTTTGCCTTGACCTACGCGGAGATGGTTCAGCGGACCGACGCAGGGTGGGCACCGGCGCAACGGCAAAAGGCTGCGGCGTACCTTCAGCTGGACCTGCCGGACCAGGCCCTTTCCGCCCTGGACGCCATTTCCCAGCCCGAACTCGAGGCACTTGACCCCCAGGAGTACGCCGAGGTGGTCGCCGCCAAAGCGCGGGTCATGCTCTGCATTCCGGACCAGGCGGGCAAGGTCCGGGAACTGCTCGCCGCGGCCCGCGACCGGCTTGAGACAGTGGACAACAGCTCTTCCTGGCCGGAACCCGCAGCGGTTGCAGTAAACCGCATCTCCCTGAGTAAGTTCGAATACCAGGCCCATACGGGCGATTACGCGGCCATGATCCCGGCGCTGGAGCGGGCGGCCGATCCGTCCGCCAATCCGGACACCGGGTTCCGCCTCCAGTCCGCAGTCATCCTGATGAGCGCACTTGCCCTGACCGGGCGCGAGATGGACGCGCTGGGGCTCATGCGAAAGCTCGGTGGCCAGCTCACCGACGCCTCGCACGTCGTGGGCCTCCGCGAACGCTATACCAGGGAGGCTTACTTCGTCGCGCTGATCACTGGCCAGTGGCGGCGCTGCATCGACCTCCTCAGCCCCTTCAGCACCGGGCAGACCCACCGGCTTCCATACCGCAGCGCCGCCACCGAACTGGCGGCCGGCGTGGCCTTTGTCTTCTCCGGCCGCGGTGACGCAGCCCTGGAGCCTTTGATCTCAGCTGCTGCCCAGCTTGAATTGCAGCCTGTCCAGACCGCGCTGCGGACCGCCTACGCGGCAACGGCTTTGGCTTACGCCCAGACCGGCAATGCCCCGCTGGCCCGCAAGTACCTGGCCAAACTGCAGAGGACACCCGGCAGGGCAGGGTTCGCCACGGAGAGCATCATCGATTTTTGTTCGCTCGTGGCCGGGCGCTGGCTGGGCGACTCGGAGGCAGTGGCAGCCCTGAAGCAAGGGGCCCGCCGGAACCTTGAAGCGGGCAGGCATACAGTTGCCGGGATCTACCTGCTGGCGGCAACAGTGAACGGCAGCGACGCGGACTTCCGCCTCCTCGAGGAGATCGCCGGCGGCCGGCAGGGTCCGCTGGCGGAAGTTTCGCGGCTGATCGCCGTCGGCAGCAGGACAAAGGATGCCAAAACCCTCCTTGCCGGCGGTGAAATCGCAGCAACGCTCGAACTCGATGCCGTTGAGGCCCGGTGCATGGCGCTAGCGGTGGACTTTGCCCGGCAGGACGGGGACGCCCTTTCGGCGAGGACGGCGCAGGCGCGGCTGGACATCCTGGCCGCAACTGTCGCGAACCTTCCCATCGTTCCCAGCAGCGGGAGCCCGCTGCTGACCAGCCGGGAACGGCAGATCGCCCGGATGGCCGGCCGCGGCGTCTCGAACCGTGACATCGCCATGGAAATGGGTGTTTCCGTGCGCACGGTGGAAGGCCACCTGTATCAGGTCTTCACCAAACTTGGCGTGACTTCAAGGGGTGATCTGACTGGACTCGTCTAA
- a CDS encoding SufS family cysteine desulfurase, producing the protein MAVVSTPATLERAVPVMDNAEVLRIRNDFPVLNQMVNGQPLVYLDSGATSQNPVSVIEAEQEFYEQRNAAVHRGAHHLAVEATEVFEDARQTIADFIGADYEETIWTSNATEGLNLLSYALSNAGLWAAQGRGDQRLGELALGPGDEIVVTEMEHHANLIPWQELAFRTGATLRYIPIGDDGNLRMDQAGGIIGPRTKVLAFTHASNVLGIINPVKELAALGHAAGALVVLDACQSAPHLPLNVKELAVDFAVFSGHKMLAPTGIGVLYGRQELLDILPPFLTGGSMITTVTMERAEYLPAPQRFEAGTQRISQAVALAAAANYLTETGLDRIHAWEAELGQRMVAGLESIPGIRVLGPAAGKERIGLAAFDVEGVHAHDVGQFLDSRGIAVRVGHHCAQPLHRRLGLTATTRASAYLYNTTDDVDRFLEAVAGVRGYFRA; encoded by the coding sequence TTGGCCGTAGTATCAACGCCAGCCACACTGGAACGTGCTGTACCTGTCATGGATAACGCCGAGGTGCTGCGGATCCGCAATGACTTCCCGGTCCTCAACCAGATGGTGAACGGACAACCGCTGGTGTACCTCGACTCCGGGGCCACGTCGCAGAACCCCGTCAGCGTCATCGAAGCCGAGCAGGAATTCTACGAGCAGCGAAACGCCGCCGTGCACCGGGGCGCCCACCACCTTGCCGTGGAGGCCACCGAAGTCTTCGAAGATGCCCGGCAGACCATAGCGGACTTCATCGGTGCCGATTACGAGGAAACCATCTGGACCTCGAACGCCACGGAGGGCCTGAACCTCCTTTCCTACGCGCTGTCCAATGCCGGGCTGTGGGCTGCGCAGGGCCGTGGCGACCAGCGGCTCGGGGAACTGGCGCTGGGGCCGGGGGATGAGATCGTGGTGACCGAGATGGAGCACCATGCCAACCTGATTCCATGGCAGGAACTGGCGTTCCGCACCGGCGCCACGCTCCGCTACATCCCCATTGGGGATGATGGCAACCTTCGCATGGACCAGGCCGGCGGGATTATTGGCCCACGCACCAAGGTCCTTGCCTTCACGCATGCTTCCAACGTCCTGGGAATCATCAACCCGGTGAAGGAGCTGGCAGCCCTCGGCCACGCAGCCGGCGCCCTGGTGGTCCTGGACGCCTGCCAGTCCGCTCCACACCTGCCCTTGAACGTCAAGGAACTCGCTGTGGACTTCGCGGTCTTCTCCGGCCACAAGATGCTCGCCCCCACGGGAATTGGCGTGCTGTACGGGCGGCAGGAGCTCCTGGACATCCTCCCGCCGTTCCTGACCGGCGGGTCGATGATCACCACCGTCACCATGGAACGGGCCGAGTACCTGCCGGCACCCCAGCGCTTCGAGGCCGGCACCCAACGCATCTCCCAGGCAGTGGCCCTCGCGGCCGCAGCGAACTACCTGACCGAAACCGGGCTGGACCGTATCCATGCCTGGGAAGCCGAACTGGGCCAGCGCATGGTGGCGGGTCTGGAGTCCATCCCCGGCATCCGTGTCCTGGGCCCGGCAGCCGGAAAGGAACGGATCGGCCTTGCCGCATTCGACGTCGAAGGCGTCCACGCCCATGACGTGGGGCAGTTCCTGGATTCCCGGGGCATCGCCGTACGCGTGGGACACCACTGCGCCCAGCCGCTGCACCGCCGGCTTGGACTGACAGCTACCACCCGGGCCAGCGCCTACCTCTACAACACCACGGACGACGTGGACCGCTTCCTTGAAGCCGTAGCCGGCGTCCGTGGCTACTTCCGCGCCTAG
- a CDS encoding helix-turn-helix domain-containing protein, whose product MDRICTMVRDGTHRAIFIMAGPGIGKSAVTDAVTERLAGNMKILRIHASSALAGVPFGVLTPYTGELTAEESVSPVAVLRSMWSYFEKLKAGHGGAVLLAVDDAHHLDDASAGVLAEVISAGWATVVAAARPRPGLPQPLDQLWYDGLAERVDLRPLNREQIEEVLAHVLDGTVPAATVDSIWNASSGNPRILDALLHDSAEAGVLAKRNGIWVLLGQLPVDGARLAGVVAKDHLRRRTEEQEALKLIALAGPVGRKVIEDISGAAVVRSLLDQQIIVEAPGIPSELSIWNGLFAGAIRNTVSVSRSLQLLEKVKARQDPTQLQGEGRLRAVEWALECGVRVSDDEMLAAAKEALLRFRNHSARSIAARIQDPAMVPLAQAIQARALYNEGAYREAAALLDECWLPLAEDPQGPAVLLLRVWAHQASGHPLGMTAEDVEKHVPASGHGYTNWQEELLHLLHLGAEVNFQALNDAVDAMRKRPPAEAGEPIRALAEGLLAHALVSAGRPAQGLEAALLAASELPPLEGSLFFFPEFVLGRLVSDYLAMGEWESAEREINHYAAGHASGAATFNGSLELLRGYSLLRQGRMERAYQVLLPAVEALRLNDPLQLYRFGTALGFYAAARLGDNEQAQRLEQDHKDADAGWPAHDLLAEAYMAAAAEYLIRDGKGLAALQTLMTTTEASARTGNFLEILTMCWDLGDPSVIPMVQSTARGVEGRWAEALLTLATGWEHADGDTLMATAASLEEAGFVNLAREAYARASTILEQAGERRRSRQAVAQREKCDHELGERFREGRFIAAAPTVRLTRREQDIVELAVEGLTDREIAQRLMVSVRTVEGHLYRTYVKLGVRSRDELEAALPK is encoded by the coding sequence GTGGATCGCATCTGCACCATGGTCCGCGACGGAACCCACCGGGCCATTTTCATCATGGCCGGCCCGGGCATTGGAAAGTCGGCGGTCACTGACGCCGTGACCGAGCGCCTTGCCGGCAACATGAAGATTCTGCGCATCCACGCCAGTTCGGCGCTGGCCGGGGTGCCGTTCGGGGTCCTGACCCCCTACACGGGGGAACTCACTGCCGAGGAGTCCGTCTCGCCCGTCGCGGTGCTGCGTTCCATGTGGTCATACTTCGAAAAGCTCAAGGCCGGCCACGGGGGAGCGGTCCTGCTGGCAGTGGACGATGCCCACCACCTGGATGATGCTTCCGCAGGGGTGCTGGCTGAAGTGATATCCGCCGGATGGGCAACAGTGGTTGCAGCCGCCAGGCCACGGCCGGGCCTGCCGCAGCCGCTGGACCAACTCTGGTATGACGGGCTGGCAGAACGGGTGGACCTCCGGCCCCTCAACCGGGAACAGATTGAAGAGGTCCTGGCCCACGTCCTTGACGGGACCGTCCCCGCTGCAACAGTGGACTCCATATGGAACGCATCAAGCGGCAACCCCCGGATCCTGGACGCCCTGCTCCACGACTCCGCTGAAGCCGGCGTCCTCGCCAAGCGCAACGGAATCTGGGTGCTGCTGGGCCAACTGCCCGTGGACGGGGCCCGGCTGGCAGGCGTGGTTGCCAAAGACCATCTGCGCCGCCGCACTGAGGAGCAGGAAGCCCTGAAGCTCATCGCCCTTGCCGGACCTGTGGGCAGGAAGGTCATCGAAGACATCAGCGGGGCGGCAGTGGTCCGGTCCCTGCTGGACCAGCAGATCATCGTCGAAGCGCCCGGCATCCCCTCCGAGCTTTCCATCTGGAACGGGCTCTTTGCCGGCGCCATCAGGAACACTGTGTCGGTCTCCCGCAGCCTCCAGTTGCTGGAGAAGGTCAAGGCCCGCCAGGACCCCACCCAGTTGCAGGGGGAGGGCCGGTTGCGGGCCGTGGAGTGGGCCCTGGAGTGCGGCGTCAGGGTCAGTGACGACGAGATGCTGGCAGCGGCCAAAGAGGCCCTGTTGAGGTTCCGCAACCACAGTGCACGTTCCATTGCGGCCCGTATCCAGGATCCCGCCATGGTTCCGCTGGCCCAGGCCATCCAAGCGCGGGCGCTGTATAACGAGGGTGCGTATCGGGAAGCCGCTGCCCTCCTGGACGAATGCTGGCTCCCGCTCGCTGAAGACCCCCAGGGACCGGCCGTCCTGCTGCTCCGCGTCTGGGCCCATCAGGCCAGTGGCCATCCCTTGGGGATGACCGCAGAGGACGTCGAAAAGCACGTGCCGGCTTCCGGACACGGCTACACGAACTGGCAGGAAGAACTCCTGCACCTGCTGCACCTTGGTGCAGAGGTGAACTTCCAGGCACTGAACGACGCAGTTGACGCGATGCGGAAGCGCCCCCCGGCAGAAGCCGGGGAGCCCATCCGCGCCCTGGCCGAGGGTCTCCTGGCCCATGCCCTCGTCTCGGCGGGGCGCCCCGCCCAGGGATTGGAGGCCGCGCTGCTGGCGGCCTCGGAACTTCCCCCGCTCGAAGGCAGCCTGTTCTTCTTCCCCGAGTTTGTCCTGGGACGGCTCGTATCCGACTACCTGGCCATGGGTGAGTGGGAGTCCGCGGAGCGGGAGATCAACCATTACGCCGCCGGACACGCGTCAGGTGCGGCCACCTTCAACGGCAGCCTGGAGCTGCTGCGGGGCTACTCGCTGCTGCGGCAGGGCCGGATGGAACGCGCCTACCAGGTCCTGCTGCCCGCCGTGGAAGCGCTCCGGCTCAACGACCCCCTGCAGCTGTACCGTTTCGGCACCGCGCTTGGCTTCTACGCCGCAGCCAGGCTTGGAGACAACGAGCAGGCACAACGCCTGGAACAGGATCACAAGGACGCCGACGCCGGCTGGCCCGCGCACGATCTCCTGGCCGAAGCCTACATGGCGGCGGCCGCCGAATACCTGATTCGTGACGGCAAGGGCCTGGCCGCGCTGCAGACGCTGATGACCACCACCGAGGCCTCCGCCAGGACAGGGAACTTCCTTGAAATCCTGACGATGTGCTGGGACCTCGGGGACCCCTCCGTTATTCCCATGGTGCAGTCAACAGCGCGTGGCGTGGAAGGCCGGTGGGCCGAGGCACTGCTCACTTTGGCCACTGGGTGGGAACATGCCGACGGCGACACCCTGATGGCGACGGCTGCCTCGCTGGAGGAGGCAGGCTTCGTCAACCTCGCCCGTGAAGCCTACGCCCGTGCCAGCACCATCCTGGAACAGGCCGGGGAACGCCGCCGGTCACGGCAGGCCGTTGCCCAGCGCGAAAAGTGCGACCACGAACTGGGGGAGCGGTTCCGTGAAGGACGCTTCATCGCCGCGGCGCCCACAGTGCGGCTTACCAGGCGGGAACAGGACATCGTCGAGCTGGCAGTGGAGGGCCTGACCGACCGCGAGATCGCGCAGCGGCTCATGGTCTCCGTCCGCACGGTGGAAGGCCACCTGTACCGCACCTACGTCAAGCTCGGGGTCCGCAGCCGCGATGAGCTGGAAGCGGCCCTGCCAAAGTAG